One Rhodoferax sp. GW822-FHT02A01 genomic window, CGCAACAACATCAGCTCCAATGCACAGGATCCGTGCGGTAGAACCGGGCCAATTCTTCGTAGAGCTGCGCATGCTCCTGGGCCAGGAGCCGGGGTTGCTCAAAGAAGACCTCGGTGGCCACCGCAAAGAACTCCGCCGGGTTGGTTGCACCGTAGGGGTTGAGTAATGTGGGCGCGCCCAGCAGTGCATCCTGTTGCAGCCGGTCGAATTCCCTTTGCATCACGCCCGCCCAGCGGCCGCCGTCCTGAAGGCTCCTGAGCTGCGGCGCGCCGTTGGCGGCGCCGTCTTCCTGGTCCAGCTGGTGCGCAAACTCGTGCAACACGACGTTGTGACCGTCATCGGGGATGGCCGCGCCTTCGAGCACGTCCTGCCAGGACAGCACGACCTGACCTTGCGACCACGACTCACCCGACAGCACATTGCTGCCCTGGTGCGCAACGCCTGCGCTGTCGGTGTGCAGCCGCGGCACCACAAAACGCGTGGGATAGACCAGGATCTGCCGCAGATTGGGGAAGTTGTGGTGGGGC contains:
- a CDS encoding M90 family metallopeptidase, with the protein product MPTTLLDRMLPTGTLAFALLVLCAVVAVVWLLVEPWWRRRQRTRVAARPFPRAWRTILRRRVPLFQSLPADLQLQLKQSIQIFIAEKPFIGCAGQSITDEVRVTIAAQACLLLLNRPHHNFPNLRQILVYPTRFVVPRLHTDSAGVAHQGSNVLSGESWSQGQVVLSWQDVLEGAAIPDDGHNVVLHEFAHQLDQEDGAANGAPQLRSLQDGGRWAGVMQREFDRLQQDALLGAPTLLNPYGATNPAEFFAVATEVFFEQPRLLAQEHAQLYEELARFYRTDPVHWS